A stretch of Candidatus Lokiarchaeota archaeon DNA encodes these proteins:
- a CDS encoding ABC transporter permease, translating into MENRDGLLNRIRKEASRAWAIGWKDIRVYYLSPPTLMFGVMFPFALFFTFTVGRNLSIAQMLPVLFSQTVFWASSTVGPVVIPLERRMKTFDRYLSAPMSLLSVIVGKSLAGIAFGLMVSVVPLAIGFLFFSLQIADILLFSLGILLSCVAFAAMGIMFASVPTENVGNIMMPMNFIRIPLLFISGIFIPIESLPIAGQILSMISPLTHTLVLVRLGMGVQSFPIPPSASVLALVLTSLIFFVISKQFHEINKRRE; encoded by the coding sequence ATGGAAAACAGAGATGGGTTACTAAATCGTATTAGAAAAGAAGCTTCACGAGCATGGGCGATAGGATGGAAGGATATTCGCGTCTACTACCTTTCACCACCAACCCTCATGTTCGGTGTGATGTTTCCATTCGCCTTGTTTTTCACATTCACAGTAGGAAGAAATCTCAGCATTGCACAAATGCTACCAGTTCTATTCTCGCAAACCGTTTTCTGGGCATCTTCCACGGTAGGGCCGGTAGTTATCCCGCTTGAACGGCGTATGAAAACCTTTGATCGCTATCTCTCAGCACCCATGTCCTTGCTTTCCGTTATTGTTGGCAAGTCCTTGGCAGGCATTGCATTCGGCCTTATGGTTTCGGTTGTACCCTTAGCAATTGGATTTCTATTCTTTTCGTTGCAAATTGCAGATATTCTCCTTTTCTCTTTGGGTATTTTGCTGTCATGCGTAGCATTTGCCGCCATGGGCATCATGTTTGCAAGCGTACCAACTGAGAATGTAGGCAACATCATGATGCCGATGAACTTCATCAGAATTCCTCTTCTCTTCATAAGCGGTATCTTCATTCCTATTGAGAGCCTACCAATTGCAGGTCAGATTTTATCTATGATTTCTCCTCTGACACATACGCTTGTGCTGGTTAGGCTTGGAATGGGTGTGCAGTCATTCCCTATTCCCCCCTCAGCAAGTGTACTGGCACTAGTACTAACTAGCCTAATATTCTTCGTAATCAGCAAACAATTCCATGAAATCAACAAGCGAAGAGAATAG
- a CDS encoding TIGR04076 family protein, which translates to MKGIKIEVEEIEGICPVFEEGDKIIIEGASLNLEQTDAYCVWASSSWMPYILAIRSGVPAHEIGLSYETDTYYVQCLDPGKPYTPGGTVVFKIERLLD; encoded by the coding sequence ATGAAGGGAATCAAAATAGAAGTTGAAGAGATAGAAGGCATCTGCCCTGTCTTCGAGGAGGGTGACAAAATCATCATTGAAGGTGCTTCACTCAATCTTGAGCAGACAGATGCATACTGTGTATGGGCCTCCTCCTCATGGATGCCTTATATCCTAGCAATTCGTTCTGGAGTGCCTGCTCATGAAATTGGTCTTTCTTATGAAACTGATACATACTACGTTCAGTGTCTAGATCCGGGTAAGCCATACACACCAGGCGGCACGGTTGTATTCAAGATAGAACGACTTTTGGACTAG
- a CDS encoding translation initiation factor IF-5A, with protein sequence MSIKRTEVKSLKEGSYMLIDDEPCRIVSIEKSKPGKHGSAKANIMAVGFFDNRKRNVVMPADRMAEVPIIDKRTATVIADQGERLNIMDTESYETYEVSRPDDEEVSSQIETNCTVEYWDVMGTKVIMRVKS encoded by the coding sequence ATGTCAATAAAGCGTACTGAAGTAAAGAGCTTGAAAGAAGGGTCATACATGCTGATTGATGATGAGCCATGTAGGATTGTAAGTATTGAAAAATCAAAACCAGGAAAACATGGTTCTGCAAAGGCAAACATAATGGCCGTTGGTTTCTTTGACAATAGGAAGCGAAATGTGGTTATGCCGGCAGACCGGATGGCGGAAGTACCGATTATCGATAAAAGAACGGCAACAGTAATTGCCGATCAAGGCGAAAGGTTGAACATAATGGACACTGAGAGCTACGAAACCTATGAAGTGTCCCGGCCAGATGATGAAGAGGTGTCATCTCAAATCGAGACCAACTGCACAGTCGAATACTGGGATGTCATGGGTACAAAAGTCATCATGCGCGTCAAGAGCTAA
- a CDS encoding MBL fold metallo-hydrolase: MTRIEFLGTRANTDVKTPRHSKHSGVLVDSCILLDVGESEFLEKNPQAIFITHLHPDHAFFVNNSVDSIDVPIYAPEESDEIDIEVISEEKTVGSFTVTSIPTIHSKIVESTAYLLEGKSRFLYTGDMVWIEKKHHHRFGDLDIVIADGSFIREGGRVFGDKKGNVWGHKGIPDLIDFFSEYTERIIFTHLGKWLLEDVEAGKSKMKQFSEMNVELAYDGMVVEIG; encoded by the coding sequence ATGACGAGAATAGAGTTTCTAGGAACGCGGGCGAATACTGACGTAAAAACTCCAAGACATTCGAAACATTCTGGTGTACTAGTTGATAGTTGTATCCTTCTCGATGTTGGAGAATCCGAGTTCTTGGAAAAGAATCCTCAAGCTATATTCATAACTCACCTTCATCCTGACCATGCATTCTTTGTCAACAACTCCGTGGATTCAATTGATGTACCTATCTATGCTCCCGAGGAGTCTGATGAAATCGATATTGAGGTCATTTCTGAGGAAAAGACTGTTGGATCTTTTACTGTCACCTCCATACCAACGATACACAGCAAGATTGTTGAGTCTACAGCATATCTGCTAGAAGGCAAGAGTCGTTTTCTCTACACCGGTGACATGGTTTGGATTGAGAAGAAGCATCATCACAGGTTCGGCGATTTGGATATTGTAATTGCCGACGGAAGTTTCATTCGAGAAGGTGGACGAGTATTTGGCGACAAGAAAGGTAATGTGTGGGGTCACAAGGGTATCCCCGATTTGATAGACTTTTTCAGTGAATACACTGAGCGGATCATATTCACTCATCTTGGTAAATGGTTGCTTGAGGATGTTGAAGCGGGAAAGAGCAAAATGAAGCAATTTTCTGAAATGAATGTTGAACTCGCCTACGATGGAATGGTTGTTGAAATAGGGTAG
- a CDS encoding aminotransferase class I/II-fold pyridoxal phosphate-dependent enzyme: protein MLFGPLEIPYNKRLIPPRDVIVSNRVTLVKLEPFELERIQSKWEHIVDVVLTESGVEPLSIKELISEKEQQKLLSMDLGYSQTNGTIPLREAIASMYTGADAEDILVTNGGAEANFLAIWNFLNESDTADEIIMMQPNYMQIHGVTRTLGGRVKSWNLKMENGQWNLDIEALKEAVGSKTVAITICNPNNPTGATFNRADLKPVVDIAKDAGIWILSDEIYQGAEMDGELTPTLFDQYEKVLVTNSLSKAYGLPGLRLGWVATCDKEHAEELWAYSDYTTICPSKISDSLATIALQPDKREWLLKRATRIVRQNWGTMQDWFDAHSDVFDYVTPEAASICFPKHNLPLSSLELVERLRKEKDLLIVPGEHFGFQKYLRIGFGGEREVLEKGLNLFDEMIQEITT, encoded by the coding sequence ATGTTATTTGGTCCATTAGAAATTCCATATAACAAGAGGTTAATACCACCGCGAGACGTTATAGTCAGTAATCGGGTGACGCTTGTGAAACTGGAGCCATTTGAACTTGAGAGGATTCAAAGTAAGTGGGAACATATCGTAGACGTTGTCTTGACTGAAAGTGGTGTTGAACCACTGAGTATCAAGGAGCTCATTTCTGAGAAGGAGCAACAGAAACTCCTTAGCATGGATTTGGGATATTCGCAGACCAACGGTACTATCCCACTTAGAGAAGCAATAGCTTCAATGTACACTGGTGCAGATGCTGAAGATATTTTGGTCACAAATGGTGGAGCAGAGGCCAATTTCCTTGCAATTTGGAACTTTCTGAATGAGTCTGATACTGCTGATGAAATCATCATGATGCAACCAAACTACATGCAAATTCATGGAGTGACTCGGACTCTTGGTGGTCGTGTTAAATCGTGGAATCTCAAGATGGAGAATGGTCAATGGAATCTGGACATTGAAGCTTTGAAAGAAGCAGTGGGCTCTAAAACCGTGGCGATAACTATTTGCAATCCGAATAATCCCACGGGTGCAACTTTCAATCGGGCTGATTTGAAACCCGTCGTTGATATTGCTAAGGATGCAGGTATATGGATTCTTTCCGATGAAATATACCAAGGAGCTGAGATGGATGGCGAACTGACACCAACGCTTTTCGATCAGTATGAAAAAGTGCTTGTTACAAACAGTCTGTCAAAGGCCTATGGCCTCCCAGGCCTTCGCTTAGGCTGGGTTGCTACTTGCGATAAAGAACACGCTGAAGAATTATGGGCTTACTCGGATTATACAACCATCTGTCCAAGCAAGATTAGTGATTCATTGGCAACAATCGCATTACAGCCCGATAAAAGAGAATGGCTTCTAAAGCGGGCTACTCGAATTGTTCGTCAGAACTGGGGAACAATGCAGGATTGGTTTGATGCTCATAGTGACGTATTTGATTATGTTACGCCTGAGGCTGCAAGTATATGCTTCCCGAAGCACAATTTGCCACTTAGTTCACTTGAGCTGGTGGAGCGCCTACGCAAAGAGAAGGACTTACTGATTGTACCTGGCGAACATTTTGGTTTCCAGAAGTATTTGCGCATCGGTTTTGGTGGCGAGAGAGAAGTTCTAGAGAAGGGTCTCAACTTGTTTGATGAGATGATACAAGAGATTACCACATGA
- a CDS encoding YjbQ family protein, with the protein MNILPTQHETISFSTEGHCDMIDITNAVSKKVESSELHNGICTVFCPGSTGSVITIEYEEGLLEDFPATMERVAPKDEEYKHHLRWHDGNGHSHCRASTVGPSLTIPFVNKKLTLGTWQQIAFVDFDNKARNRTLEIMLIGE; encoded by the coding sequence GTGAATATCTTGCCAACACAGCATGAAACAATCTCGTTTTCGACAGAAGGACACTGTGATATGATTGACATCACAAATGCAGTGAGCAAGAAGGTAGAATCCAGCGAACTTCACAATGGGATATGCACAGTTTTCTGCCCGGGATCAACCGGCTCTGTCATAACGATTGAGTACGAGGAGGGATTACTGGAAGACTTCCCTGCTACAATGGAACGGGTTGCTCCCAAGGATGAAGAATACAAACATCATTTACGATGGCATGATGGTAATGGCCATAGCCACTGTAGAGCCTCGACAGTTGGTCCATCGCTAACTATACCATTCGTGAACAAGAAGCTGACTTTGGGGACTTGGCAGCAAATAGCCTTTGTTGATTTTGACAACAAGGCCAGAAACAGAACTCTTGAGATAATGCTTATTGGTGAATGA
- a CDS encoding AsnC family transcriptional regulator, whose translation MHDLDSTDKRIIEILKNNARSSLRDMADKKGINLSASSIRNRMLKLEQEGIIKKYTVSVDHRKMGFDIQMMILVQATPKKVDSVLSELEEHENVHDTYRTSGSVNVLCLVRARNMKSLTDFLENSLLKMDGIESYESLLILE comes from the coding sequence ATGCACGATTTGGATTCTACAGACAAAAGAATCATCGAGATTCTCAAGAACAACGCGCGTAGCTCTTTAAGAGATATGGCGGATAAGAAGGGTATCAATCTTAGTGCCAGTTCGATTCGCAATAGGATGCTGAAGCTAGAACAAGAAGGCATCATCAAGAAATACACCGTTTCGGTTGACCATCGCAAAATGGGCTTTGATATCCAGATGATGATACTTGTTCAGGCGACACCAAAGAAAGTAGACTCAGTTCTATCAGAACTTGAGGAACACGAGAATGTACATGATACATATCGAACTAGTGGTTCTGTGAATGTGCTTTGTTTAGTGCGGGCAAGAAACATGAAATCACTCACTGACTTCCTAGAAAATAGCCTTCTGAAGATGGATGGAATCGAAAGTTACGAAAGCCTGCTTATTCTTGAGTAA
- the nikR gene encoding nickel-responsive transcriptional regulator NikR codes for MTIQRFGVSVPEDLLKEFDKIVEKRDYVGRSEAIRDAMRQFIAQWEWEKEQEGRTAALNIVYEHQPRLMAKLIEVQHSAEAHVLSTVHIHLTKKYCFEVLSIEGKKHHIQQLADKIAGLPGIVASQLFVYSLDDAEEHHH; via the coding sequence ATGACAATTCAGAGATTTGGGGTTTCAGTACCCGAAGACTTACTGAAAGAATTCGATAAAATTGTTGAAAAGAGAGACTACGTAGGCAGATCGGAGGCAATTCGAGATGCAATGAGGCAGTTCATAGCACAATGGGAGTGGGAAAAAGAACAGGAAGGAAGAACAGCTGCGCTGAATATTGTTTACGAACATCAGCCCAGACTGATGGCAAAACTGATTGAGGTTCAGCACTCAGCAGAAGCACATGTGCTTTCAACTGTACACATACATCTGACAAAGAAATACTGCTTTGAGGTCCTCAGTATCGAAGGAAAGAAACATCATATACAACAATTGGCGGATAAGATAGCTGGGCTTCCAGGTATTGTGGCATCACAACTTTTCGTATATTCATTGGATGATGCAGAGGAGCACCACCATTAG
- a CDS encoding ATP-binding cassette domain-containing protein, with protein MTHAIEVEDLTKRFDDFAAVDHINFEVEEGAVFGFLGPNGAGKTTTTRMLTGISTPTEGTARIMGYDIQKQSFRAKEQMGVVTDISNVYNDLSAWENLIFTAKLYGLQRNEREERANELLDMFGLEQVKDENVREFSGGMRRRLTIAMALINNANVLFLDEPTTALDVQSVRTIRELIRELNEQGKTIFLTTHNMAEANELCTKIAIINQGRIGTIGTPEKLKQAMDRVHSVEVVFEDRIPDLIEDLGDLNSVREAEKRGDKIRLYTTQPSTTLSEAFKFAEQRNLRLISVNTLSPTLEDVFLELTGEKIVKRQEGKGKGHGRGPPKRRR; from the coding sequence ATGACACATGCAATTGAAGTGGAAGACCTCACGAAACGATTTGATGATTTTGCAGCTGTTGATCACATTAATTTCGAGGTGGAGGAGGGTGCTGTATTTGGTTTCTTAGGTCCGAATGGAGCTGGCAAAACAACTACAACGCGCATGCTCACAGGAATATCAACCCCAACGGAGGGAACTGCACGCATAATGGGGTACGATATACAGAAACAATCCTTTCGTGCTAAGGAGCAGATGGGCGTTGTAACTGATATCAGCAATGTATACAATGATCTTTCAGCATGGGAGAACCTCATTTTCACAGCCAAACTTTACGGCCTTCAGCGAAATGAGCGAGAAGAAAGGGCAAACGAATTGCTTGACATGTTTGGATTGGAGCAGGTTAAGGATGAGAATGTGCGTGAATTCTCGGGAGGCATGCGACGGCGACTCACCATCGCAATGGCGCTCATCAATAATGCCAATGTGCTTTTCTTGGATGAACCAACGACAGCATTGGATGTTCAGAGTGTGAGGACAATCAGGGAGCTGATAAGGGAACTAAATGAACAGGGCAAGACCATTTTCCTGACCACGCACAACATGGCAGAAGCCAATGAATTATGCACAAAGATTGCCATCATCAATCAAGGCCGAATTGGAACCATTGGCACCCCTGAGAAGCTGAAGCAAGCAATGGATAGGGTTCATTCAGTAGAGGTCGTATTTGAAGATCGCATTCCTGACCTCATTGAGGATTTGGGTGATTTGAACAGCGTAAGAGAAGCCGAAAAACGTGGTGATAAAATTCGGTTGTATACGACACAACCTTCAACTACTCTTTCTGAAGCTTTTAAGTTTGCAGAGCAACGGAATCTGAGACTGATAAGCGTCAACACCCTGAGCCCCACACTAGAGGATGTCTTTCTTGAGCTTACAGGAGAAAAAATTGTGAAAAGACAAGAAGGCAAAGGAAAAGGTCATGGAAGAGGACCACCCAAAAGGAGGAGATGA
- a CDS encoding redoxin domain-containing protein, whose product MDVDVTNLLLREQNVCLNEGETAPDFSLLNQNGKEIQLSDFRDEKNVLLVLHPGELNEACKDYISFYKTHLEQFENLDTQVLAINMDSVDANKEWVEDIGELGFPLLSDYVPLGDVTLKYDCFVPEKGYGKRVVFLIDKEGVLRHIEVLSGEKGACPDMSALLDTIRKLE is encoded by the coding sequence ATTGATGTGGACGTGACTAATTTGCTATTGCGTGAACAGAATGTTTGCTTGAATGAAGGTGAAACAGCGCCCGATTTTTCGTTGCTTAATCAAAACGGTAAAGAAATTCAACTATCTGATTTTAGGGACGAGAAAAACGTTCTCCTTGTGCTTCATCCAGGTGAATTAAATGAAGCATGTAAGGATTACATAAGCTTCTACAAAACCCATCTCGAACAATTTGAGAACTTGGACACCCAAGTTTTAGCTATCAACATGGATTCAGTGGATGCCAACAAGGAGTGGGTCGAAGATATTGGTGAACTTGGTTTCCCCCTCCTATCTGATTATGTTCCCCTTGGTGATGTTACCCTGAAGTACGACTGCTTTGTCCCAGAGAAGGGTTACGGAAAACGTGTTGTGTTCCTAATCGACAAAGAGGGAGTCCTTAGGCACATTGAAGTGCTTTCAGGCGAGAAGGGTGCCTGTCCAGATATGAGCGCCCTGCTTGATACAATACGCAAGCTGGAGTGA